From Poecile atricapillus isolate bPoeAtr1 chromosome Z, bPoeAtr1.hap1, whole genome shotgun sequence, one genomic window encodes:
- the LOC131592898 gene encoding cyclin-dependent kinase 4 inhibitor B-like: protein MSWEKPPPGDMQRLRELLDGAADPSPVNSYGRTPMQVMMLGSPRVAELLLRRGADPNRPDPRTGCLPVHDAARAGFLETLAVLHRAGARIHLPDGRGRLPLDVAAGGPHGAVGRYLRDPWLHT, encoded by the exons ATGAGCTGGGAAAAGCCACCGCCGGGGGACATGCAGCgcctcagggagctgctggacgGAGCGGCGGACCCCAGCCCCGTCAACTCCTACGGCAGGACCCCCATGCAG GTGATGATGCTGGGCAGCCCGCGGGTGGCCGAGCTGCTGCTGCGGCGCGGAGCCGACCCCAATCGCCCCGACCCGCGCACCGGCTGCCTCCCGGTTCACGACGCGGCCCGCGCCGGTTTTCTGGAgaccctggctgtgctgcaccgGGCCGGGGCGCGCATCCACCTACCCGACGGCCGCGGCCGCCTGCCCCTCGACGTGGCGGCGGGGGGCCCGCACGGAGCGGTGGGGCGATACCTGCGCGACCCGTGGCTCCACACCTAA